GCTCCTATCACCTCCAGGTCCCTATGAGTAAGGAGCTAAGAATGTTGGGCTAAGAATGTTGGTCCAAAGGATGCGGCCTCGCCCACAGGATTTCGATCACCAGCAGCGAGGCCCCGATAACAATTGCGCTGTCCGCCAGATTGAACACCGGCCACTGATACTGCTTGTAATAGACGAGCAGAAAGTCGACGACGCTCCCGCTGGCCACGCGGTCCCAGAGGTTTCCGACGGCACCGCCCAGAATCAATGACAATGCGATGCCGGTGACGGTAATTCCGCTGGTCTGCTTCCAAAGCAGAACCGAGACGATCACCATGGCGACGGTAGAGAAGGCGATCAACATTGCGATCTTCCAGTGCGACGGAGATTCGGCGAAGAGGCTGAAGGCCGCGCCGGTGTTTTCGGTATGCGTGAGCCGGAAAAATCCGGGGATGATCTGGATGTGCGAGTACATCGCGATGTGGGCGGCGACTAGGCGCTTACTCCAGCGGTCGAGCCCAACCACGAGCAGGGCGATTACAAAGTGAGTGACGCGGGCGGAATTACGGGTCATTCGGTTCCTGAAAACATACCCCGCAACATGGCGTTGCGGATCGTCCGCAGAGCGGAGCCGGTTCGAGACGGAGCTGATGACTTCACCGAGCCGTCTCCGCGGCGATTTCTTTGAGCGCGGCGCTGCAACGCTCGCAGACGGTGGGATAGGTATGGTCTTCGCCGACGTGGGTAGAGTAATTCCAGCAGCGCTCGCACTTCGCGCCGTCGGCCTTTTTCACTTCGATGGATACGCCGCCACTCCCGTTCCCCGTGCCCTGCACGAGCGTCACTGCCGAGACGATGAATAAGTAGCGCAGCTCGCCGGCATGACGCTTCAGCACGGAATACACCGGATCGGAGGTCGTGATTACCAGCTGCGCTTCCAGGC
Above is a window of Candidatus Sulfotelmatobacter sp. DNA encoding:
- the lspA gene encoding signal peptidase II, which translates into the protein MTRNSARVTHFVIALLVVGLDRWSKRLVAAHIAMYSHIQIIPGFFRLTHTENTGAAFSLFAESPSHWKIAMLIAFSTVAMVIVSVLLWKQTSGITVTGIALSLILGGAVGNLWDRVASGSVVDFLLVYYKQYQWPVFNLADSAIVIGASLLVIEILWARPHPLDQHS